In one window of Camelina sativa cultivar DH55 chromosome 15, Cs, whole genome shotgun sequence DNA:
- the LOC104746768 gene encoding plastidial pyruvate kinase 1, chloroplastic: MSQSIQFSTPSRTPHLLHLPHSQFNRPLSSISFRRFPLTTIKYTSIRASSSSPSPSPDLDSSSSSSSSSSSSSQVLLSPNGTGANERSVVATAVTTDAAGIEVDTVTEAELKENGFRSTRRTKLICTIGPATCGFEQLEALAVGGMNVARLNMCHGTRDWHRGVIRSVRKLNEEKGFAVAIMMDTEGSEIHMGDLGGEASAKAEDGEVWTFTVRAFDSSRPERTISVSYDGFAEDVRVGDELLVDGGMVRFEVIEKIGPDVKCLCTDPGLLLPRANLTFWRDGSLVRERNAMLPTISSKDWLDIDFGIAEGVDFIAVSFVKSAEVINHLKSYLAAHSRKGEIGVIAKIESIDSLTNLEEIILASDGAMVARGDLGAQIPLEQVPAAQQRIVQVCRGLNKPVIVASQLLESMIEYPTPTRAEVADVSEAVRQRSDALMLSGESAMGQFPDKALTVLRTVSLRIERWWREEKRHESVPLQAIGSTFSDKISEEICNSAAKMANNLGVDAVFVYTTSGHMASLVSRCRPDCPIFAFTTTTSVRRRLNLQWGLIPFRLSFSDDMESNLNKTFSLLKSRGMIKSGDLVIAVSDMLQSIQVMNVP, translated from the exons ATGTCTCAGTCCATCCAATTCTCCACTCCTTCACGGACTCCTCACCTTCTCCATCTCCCTCACTCTCAATTCAACCGTCCTCTCTCATCCATCTCCTTCCGTCGCTTCCCTCTTACTACCATCAAATACACCTCCATCAGAGCTTCCTCTTCGTCACCGTCTCCTTCACCGGATCTtgattcttcatcctcttcatcctcctcctcatcttcgTCGTCGCAGGTGCTTCTCTCACCTAACGGTACTGGCGCTAATGAGAGATCCGTTGTGGCTACGGCGGTTACGACGGATGCGGCTGGGATTGAGGTTGATACCGTGACGGAAGCTGAGCTTAAGGAGAATGGATTTAGGAGCACGAGGAGGACGAAGCTGATCTGTACGATCGGACCGGCGACTTGTGGATTTGAGCAGCTTGAGGCGCTTGCTGTTGGAGGTATGAACGTGGCGAGGCTCAATATGTGTCACGGTACGCGCGATTGGCACCGTGGTGTTATCCGTAGTGTTCGTAAGCTTAATGAGGAGAAAGGCTTTGCTGTTGCTATTATGATGGATACTGAAGGTAGTGAGATTCATATGGGAGATCTTGGTGGTGAAGCTTCTGCTAAAGCTGAG GATGGTGAGGTTTGGACTTTCACTGTTAGAGCTTTTGATTCTTCTCGCCCTGAACGTACCATCAGTGTTAGCTACGATGGTTTTGCCGAAG ATGTAAGAGTTGGTGATGAACTTCTGGTTGATGGTGGTATGGTGAGATTTGAAGTGATTGAGAAGATTGGTCCTGATGTCAAGTGTCTATGTACCGATCCCGGTTTGTTGCTTCCTCGAGCTAACTTGACTTTTTGGAGAGATGGAAGTCTTGTACGAGAGCGTAATGCCATGCTTCCAACTATTTCTTCCaag GATTGGTTGGATATTGATTTTGGAATTGCTGAAGGTGTGGATTTCATTGCTGTATCGTTTGTCAAGTCGGCTGAAGTAATTAATCACCTTAAAAGTTATCTTGCTGCTCATTCCCGTAAAGG GGAAATTGGGGTGATTGCAAAGATCGAGAGTATTGATTCATTGACCAATTTGGAAGAAATTATTCTAGCGTCTGATGGAGCCATGGTTGCAAGAGGAGATCTGGGTGCTCAGATACCTCTTGAACAAGTTCCAGCAGCTCAACAGAGAATCGTCCAAGTCTGCAGAGGGCTTAACAAACCCGTCATTGTCGCTTCACAGCTGCTCGAGTCCATGATTGAGTACCCAACTCCAACCAGAGCAGAAGTAGCCGACGTGTCTGAAGCAGTAAGACAAAGATCAGACGCATTAATGCTCTCTGGGGAATCAGCTATGGGTCAATTCCCAGACAAGGCGCTCACGGTTCTAAGGACTGTAAGTCTAAGAATCGAGAGATGGTGGAGGGAAGAGAAACGTCACGAGTCTGTGCCGCTTCAAGCCATAGGCTCAACTTTTTCAGACAAAATCTCAGAAGAGATCTGCAACTCTGCTGCTAAAATGG CTAACAATCTTGGCGTGGACGCGGTTTTCGTCTACACAACGAGCGGACACATGGCATCTTTGGTCTCCCGGTGTCGCCCAGACTGCCCTATCTTTGCTTTCACAACAACAACCTCAGTGAGAAGACGCTTAAACCTGCAATGGGGACTTATCCCATTCCGTCTAAGCTTCTCAGACGACATGGAAAGCAACTTGAACAAAACGTTCTCGTTACTGAAATCAAGAGGTATGATCAAATCTGGTGACCTCGTGATCGCAGTCTCGGACATGTTGCAATCGATCCAGGTTATGAACGTCCCGTAA
- the LOC104748455 gene encoding uncharacterized protein LOC104748455, which produces SSSNNRKRPRMKNQESDLYQTPSDWSDEEIKRSCEFLKKVKELDDETIFVKFANAMKSYQSKSLSYIEVKAKVASILRNHDVLVQEFHQLISDLATNEKNCNAAKSDVERTVEFLNKLEGLGKGLHGAFLNALVFGGDIVALVEQLDVILHDHEFLKEEFKAFLIDSRLYKKP; this is translated from the coding sequence TCAAGTTCGAATAATCGAAAGAGACCTCGGATGAAGAATCAGGAGAGTGATTTATATCAAACTCCATCGGACTGGTCGGATGAAGAGATTAAGCGGAGTTGtgagtttttgaaaaaagtgAAAGAGTTAGATGATGAGACAATCTTTGTTAAATTTGCCAATGCAATGAAGTCTTATCAATCTAAGTCTTTAAGCTACATCGAGGTCAAAGCCAAAGTCGCTTCCATTCTCCGTAACCACGACGTTTTGGTCCAAGAGTTTCATCAGCTTATATCGGATTTAGCTACCAATGAGAAAAATTGTAATGCGGCGAAATCAGACGTGGAACGCACGGTTGAGTTTTTGAACAAACTCGAAGGTTTGGGGAAGGGTTTACACGGTGCGTTTCTAAATGCGTTGGTGTTTGGCGGTGATATCGTAGCTTTGGTTGAACAACTTGACGTGATTTTACACGATCACGAGTTTCTGAAAGAAGAGTTCAAAGCGTTTTTAATCGATTCCcgtttatataaaaaaccatGA
- the LOC104746770 gene encoding acetolactate synthase small subunit 1, chloroplastic-like, which translates to MAATVTAASLYPSRVHFQNQNKGCGFSEKTPNSVQVTQIIDGRRTRNATALSANSSNLWISRSDSFFSISWLELFIFRVRRHTISVFVGDERGMINRIAGVFASRGYNTESLAMGLNEDKALFTIVVLGTDKVLQQVVEQLNKLDNVIKVEDLSKEPHVERELMLIKLNADPSTRSEIMWLVDIFRAKIVDTSEHSLMIEGTGDSGKLVALERNLEKFGIKEIARTGKIALRREKMGETAPFWRFAAASCSLVHLKEPSHETVAEKTKLALTGNGHASSGGDVYPVEPYDDFKPVLDAHWGMVYDEDSRGNRSHTLSILVTNVPRVLNLITGAISRRGYNIQSLAVGPAEKEGLCRITTVIPGTDDHIDKLVRQLQMLIDLHEVLNITNMPFAERELMLIKVAAHTCARRVIEAVKMHNNK; encoded by the exons ATGGCGGCGACTGTGACAGCTGCTTCATTGTACCCATCACGTGTCCACTTCCAGAACCAGAACAAGGGTTGTGGCTTTTCGGAAAAAACCCCCAACTCAGTCCAAGTAACTCAGATCATCGATGGGAGGAGAACGAGGAATGCCACTGCTCTCTCCGCGAATAGTAGTAAT TTGTGGATCAGTCGATCAGATAGTTTTTTCTCAATATCATGGCttgaactttttattttcagaGTAAGGAGGCATACAATCTCGGTGTTTGTGGGTGATGAGAGGGGTATGATAAACCGGATAGCTGGTGTGTTTGCTAGTAGGGGATATAATACTGAGTCTCTTGCCATGGGGTTGAATGAAGACAAGGCTCTGTTTACTATAGTTGTTCTTGGGACAGACAAAGTCCTCCAACAAGTTGTAGAACAGCTTAACAAACTCGACAATGTCATCAAG GTGGAAGATCTATCTAAGGAGCCGCATGTAGAACGTGAACTAATGCTCATTAAACTTAATGCTGATCCAAGCACCCGTTCAGAG ATCATGTGGTTGGTGGATATCTTTAGAGCAAAAATAGTGGATACCTCTGAGCACTCTCTAATGATTGAG GGAACTGGAGACTCAGGAAAATTAGTTGCACTTGAGAGAAACTTAGAGAAGTTTGGAATAAAAGAAATCGCGAGAACAGGGAAG ATTGCTCTGAGACGGGAAAAGATGGGAGAAACCGCTCCGTTTTGGAGATTTGCAGCGGCGTCATGCTCACTAGTTCATTTAAAGGAACCGTCTCATGAGACTGTTGCAGAGAAAACAAAGCTAGCATTGACTGGAAATGGCCATGCATCATCGGGG ggTGACGTTTATCCAGTGGAACCCTATGATGATTTCAAACCGGTCCTTGACGCTCATTGGGGAATGGTATACGACGAAGAT TCGAGAGGAAACCGGTCTCACACGTTATCGATACTTGTAACGAACGTACCCAGAGTTCTTAACCTAATAACCGGAGCTATCTCTAGGAGGGGTTATAACATCCAG AGTCTAGCTGTTGGTCCTGCTGAGAAAGAAGGCTTATGTCGGATTACGACAGTTATCCCCGGAACTGATGATCATATAGACAAATTGGTTAGGCAGCTTCAGATGTTGATTGATCTTCACG AGGTCCTAAATATTACCAACATGCCATTTGCGGAGCGAGAGCTGATGCTCATCAAAGTAGCAGCTCATACTTGTGCAAGGAGAGTGATAGAAGCAGTGAAAATGCATAATAATAAGTAA